The Anas platyrhynchos isolate ZD024472 breed Pekin duck chromosome Z, IASCAAS_PekinDuck_T2T, whole genome shotgun sequence genome includes a window with the following:
- the LOC101793244 gene encoding uncharacterized protein, with protein sequence MALRILLPLLLLAAALLLLPAEGVDNVASDCCLRTSKKNIPSAWVKSYRIQGPETGCLLRAVVFTTKKEKKICSSLTSPAIQKVIRRLEDKQKNPSQKPRRLSFAQQEARKTSTPKLISDVDYTALKSEIKMLKSSLGFERETGKTLGIRVDQLLNENDELLNENNKLVAENDKLVAENDKLVAEYDELLNESEELMNENNRLVAENDKLVAENDKLVNENSRLKQLLERFIHLLNKARPSASVKKES encoded by the exons ATGGCTCTGCGCATCCTCCTgccgctgctcctgctggccgctgccctcctgctcctcccggCTGAAG GTGTTGACAATGTGGCCTCAGACTGCTGCCTGAGGACCAGCAAGAAAAACATCCCCAGCGCCTGGGTGAAGTCCTACAGGATCCAGGGCCCCGAGACGGGATGCCTGCTGCGTGCCGTCGT GTTCACCActaagaaggagaagaaaatctgcTCCTCTCTCACCAGCCCAGCCATCCAGAAGGTGATCCGGAGGCTGGAGGACAAGCAGAAGAACCCCTCTCAGAAGCCTCGGCGTTTGTCTTTTGCTCAGCAAGAAGCTAGGAAAACTTCTACTCCTAAACTCATTTCTGATGTGGATTatacagctttgaaatcagagatTAAGATGTTGAAGTCATCATTGGGCTTTGAAAGGGAGAcaggaaaaacattaggaatcagaGTGGATCAACTTTTGAATGAAAATGATGAACTTTTGAATGAGAATAACAAACTTGTGgctgaaaatgataaacttgtggctgaaaatgataaacttgtgGCTGAATATGATGAACTTTTGAATGAAAGTGAGGAACTTATGAATGAGAATAACAGACTTGTGgctgaaaatgataaacttgtggctgaaaatgataaacttgtgaATGAGAACAGTCGTCTTAAACAATTACTGGAGAGGTTTATTCACCTGTTAAATAAAGCACGGCCTTCTGCTTCAGTTAAAAAG GAATCCTGA